In Pseudomonas sp. MM213, a genomic segment contains:
- a CDS encoding SDR family oxidoreductase, whose protein sequence is MNEPVRFEDKVVIITGAGGGLGRAHALLFAKQGARVLVNDLGGSAQGEGANASAADRVVAEIREAGGTAEANHDSVTDGDKIVQNALDVFGRVDVVVNNAGILRDKTFHKMDDADWDLVYRVHVEGAYKVTRAAWPHMREQNYGRVIFTASTSGIYGNFGQSNYGMAKLGLYGLTRTLAIEGRKNNILVNAIAPTGGTRMTEGLIPPQVFEQLKPELVSPLVVYLASENCQETSGLFEVGGGWMGKVRWERSLGAGFDPRVGFSPEDVAAHWQQICDFEGAAHPKDNIEALKEMMGNLQKYSL, encoded by the coding sequence ATGAATGAGCCTGTGCGCTTCGAAGATAAAGTCGTGATCATCACCGGAGCCGGTGGTGGCCTGGGCCGCGCTCATGCGCTGTTGTTCGCGAAACAGGGCGCCAGGGTGCTGGTCAACGATCTCGGTGGCTCGGCGCAAGGTGAAGGTGCAAACGCTTCGGCAGCAGACCGCGTAGTCGCGGAAATTCGTGAGGCTGGCGGCACTGCCGAAGCGAACCATGACTCCGTCACCGACGGCGACAAAATCGTCCAGAACGCCCTCGACGTTTTCGGTCGGGTCGACGTAGTGGTTAACAACGCCGGGATCCTGCGGGACAAGACTTTCCACAAAATGGACGATGCCGATTGGGACCTGGTCTATCGCGTCCACGTCGAAGGCGCCTACAAAGTTACCCGCGCCGCCTGGCCGCACATGCGCGAGCAAAATTACGGTCGCGTGATCTTCACGGCATCGACCTCGGGGATTTACGGCAACTTCGGCCAGTCCAACTACGGCATGGCCAAGCTCGGCCTCTACGGCCTGACCCGCACCCTGGCCATCGAAGGCCGCAAAAACAACATCCTGGTCAACGCCATCGCGCCTACCGGCGGCACCCGCATGACCGAAGGCCTGATCCCGCCGCAAGTGTTCGAACAACTCAAGCCGGAACTGGTCAGCCCGCTGGTGGTGTACCTCGCCAGCGAAAACTGCCAGGAAACCTCGGGGCTGTTTGAGGTCGGTGGCGGCTGGATGGGCAAGGTGCGTTGGGAGCGCAGCCTCGGCGCCGGGTTCGATCCACGGGTCGGGTTTTCACCGGAAGATGTGGCGGCGCACTGGCAGCAGATCTGCGACTTCGAAGGCGCAGCGCATCCAAAGGACAACATCGAGGCACTGAAGGAAATGATGGGCAATTTGCAGAAGTATTCCCTCTGA
- a CDS encoding DUF1302 domain-containing protein: MTKTTMRAIFTPQALAAAVALGCCAQAQAVSFNIGEIEGTFDSSLSVGASWGMRDADKSLVGIVNGGTGQASTGDDGRLNFKKGETYSKIFKGIHDLELKYGDTGMFVRGKYWYDFELKDEDREFKPISDHNRKEGSKSAGAQILDAFVYHNYSIADLPGTLRAGKQVVSWGESTFIGNSINSINPVDVSAFRRPGAEIKEGLIPVNMLFASQGLTDRLTVEGFYQLEWDQTVLDNCGTFFGGDVAADGCNTGYTVASPAIAPLQPIAAAFGQGFQVGKEGVIVPRGGDRDARDSGQWGTALRWLGDDTEYGLYFMNYHSRTPNVGTTTAGAGTLARIPAIVGTANAIAPGSGSALAQSVMLGRGQYYLEYPEDIRLYGASFSTTLPTGTAWTGEISYRPNAPVQVNSTDLTLALLNPIAGGAASPIATRPGADNKGYRRKEVTQIQSTLTHFIDQVAGADRLTLVGEAAVVHVGGLEDKSKLRYGRDSVYGQYGFRGDTDGFVTSTSWGYRARAILDYNNVIAGINFKPNLSWSHDVAGYGPNGLFNEGAKAISVGVDADYRNTYTASLSYTDFFGGDYNTLEDRDFLALSFGVNF, encoded by the coding sequence ATGACAAAAACAACAATGCGCGCCATCTTCACGCCGCAGGCGCTGGCCGCTGCGGTTGCCTTGGGTTGCTGTGCCCAGGCGCAGGCCGTTTCATTCAACATTGGCGAAATCGAGGGGACATTCGACTCCTCGCTGTCCGTCGGCGCGAGTTGGGGCATGCGCGATGCCGATAAATCGCTGGTGGGCATCGTCAACGGCGGGACCGGCCAGGCGTCGACCGGTGACGACGGGCGTCTGAACTTCAAGAAGGGCGAAACCTACTCCAAGATCTTCAAGGGTATTCACGACCTCGAACTGAAGTACGGCGACACCGGCATGTTCGTCCGTGGCAAGTATTGGTACGACTTCGAACTGAAGGACGAAGACCGCGAATTCAAGCCGATCAGCGATCACAATCGCAAGGAGGGTTCCAAGTCTGCCGGCGCGCAGATCCTCGATGCGTTCGTCTATCACAACTATTCCATCGCCGATCTGCCGGGCACCCTGCGCGCGGGTAAACAGGTGGTCAGTTGGGGCGAAAGTACCTTCATCGGCAACTCGATCAACAGCATCAACCCGGTCGACGTTTCAGCGTTCCGCCGTCCTGGCGCAGAAATCAAGGAAGGCCTGATTCCGGTGAACATGCTGTTCGCCTCCCAGGGCCTGACCGACAGATTGACGGTGGAAGGTTTCTATCAACTGGAGTGGGACCAGACCGTTCTCGACAACTGCGGCACCTTCTTCGGCGGGGACGTGGCGGCAGACGGCTGCAACACGGGGTACACGGTCGCCAGCCCGGCGATTGCACCGTTGCAACCGATCGCTGCCGCTTTTGGCCAAGGCTTCCAGGTCGGCAAGGAAGGGGTGATCGTGCCCCGTGGCGGCGACCGCGACGCCCGCGACTCCGGGCAATGGGGCACGGCGTTGCGCTGGCTGGGTGATGACACCGAGTACGGCCTGTACTTCATGAACTACCACAGCCGCACGCCGAATGTCGGCACCACCACTGCCGGGGCGGGGACGCTGGCACGCATTCCGGCCATCGTCGGTACCGCCAACGCCATCGCACCCGGCTCTGGTTCGGCCTTGGCCCAGAGCGTGATGCTCGGTCGCGGTCAGTACTATCTCGAATACCCGGAAGACATCCGCCTCTACGGCGCGAGTTTCTCCACCACCTTACCGACCGGCACCGCATGGACCGGCGAGATCAGCTATCGCCCCAACGCACCGGTGCAGGTCAACAGCACCGACCTGACACTGGCCTTGCTCAACCCGATTGCCGGCGGCGCTGCTTCGCCAATCGCCACCCGGCCAGGCGCGGACAACAAAGGTTATCGCCGCAAGGAAGTGACGCAGATCCAGAGCACCCTGACGCACTTCATCGATCAGGTCGCAGGTGCGGACCGTCTGACCCTGGTGGGTGAGGCGGCCGTTGTTCACGTCGGCGGGCTGGAAGACAAAAGCAAGCTGCGTTACGGCCGCGACTCGGTCTACGGACAGTACGGTTTCCGCGGTGATACCGACGGTTTTGTCACCTCGACATCCTGGGGCTACCGCGCCCGCGCGATCCTTGATTACAACAACGTCATCGCCGGGATCAATTTCAAACCCAACCTGTCGTGGTCCCATGACGTCGCCGGTTACGGCCCCAACGGGCTGTTCAACGAAGGCGCCAAGGCCATCAGCGTCGGCGTCGATGCGGACTATCGCAACACCTATACCGCGAGCTTGAGTTACACCGATTTCTTCGGCGGTGACTACAACACCCTGGAAGATCGCGACTTCCTGGCGCTGAGCTTTGGCGTGAACTTCTGA
- a CDS encoding DUF1329 domain-containing protein: protein MRKMILQCSVLALSLLAVDVMAAVSPDEANKLGTSLTPLGAEKAGNADGSIPAWTGGIPKNAGAVDSKGFLADPFANEKPLFTITAATVDKYKDKLSDGQIAMFKRYPETYKIPVYPTHRTVALPADIYESAKRSALNVTPINDGNGLANFTGNRYYAFPIPKNGVEVIWNHVTRYHGGNLRRTITQATPQSNGDFTVIRFKDEVAVPSLLGDLKPGSDDNVLSYFKQEVTAPARLAGNVLLVHETLDQVKEPRKAWIYNAGQRRVRRAPQVAYDGVGTSSDGLRTTDNFDMFSGAPDRYDWKLIGKKEMYIPYNSYKLDSPNLKYTDVIKAGHINQDLTRYELHRVWEVVATVKPNERHVYAKRHMYIDEDSWQVALADHYDGRGQLWRVAEGHAQFYYDHQVPAYTVEALYDLIAGRYIALGMKNEEKHSFEFGIDAKAGDYTPAALRSTGVR from the coding sequence ATGCGCAAAATGATTCTGCAATGCAGCGTTCTGGCCCTGAGCCTGTTGGCCGTCGATGTAATGGCTGCGGTGTCGCCGGACGAAGCCAACAAACTCGGTACCAGCCTGACGCCGTTGGGCGCCGAGAAGGCGGGTAATGCCGATGGCTCGATTCCGGCCTGGACCGGCGGCATCCCGAAAAACGCGGGCGCGGTGGACAGCAAAGGGTTCCTTGCCGACCCGTTCGCCAATGAAAAACCGCTGTTTACCATCACGGCGGCAACCGTCGACAAGTACAAGGACAAGCTCTCCGACGGCCAGATCGCGATGTTCAAACGCTACCCGGAGACCTACAAGATCCCGGTCTATCCGACCCACCGTACAGTGGCCTTGCCAGCGGACATCTACGAGTCGGCCAAGCGCAGCGCGCTGAATGTAACGCCGATCAACGACGGCAATGGCCTGGCCAATTTCACCGGCAATCGCTACTACGCGTTTCCGATTCCGAAGAACGGCGTTGAGGTGATCTGGAACCACGTTACCCGTTATCACGGCGGTAATTTGCGTCGCACCATCACCCAGGCCACGCCGCAGTCCAATGGCGATTTCACGGTGATCCGCTTCAAGGATGAAGTCGCCGTGCCTTCGCTGCTGGGGGACTTGAAACCCGGCAGCGACGACAACGTGCTCAGCTACTTCAAGCAGGAAGTCACGGCGCCAGCGCGGTTGGCCGGCAACGTGTTGCTGGTTCACGAGACACTCGACCAGGTCAAGGAACCGCGCAAGGCCTGGATCTACAACGCCGGCCAGCGTCGCGTGCGGCGTGCGCCGCAGGTGGCCTATGACGGCGTCGGCACCTCGTCCGACGGGTTGCGCACCACCGACAACTTCGACATGTTTTCCGGCGCACCGGATCGCTATGACTGGAAGCTGATCGGCAAGAAGGAAATGTACATCCCTTACAACAGCTACAAGCTCGACTCGCCCAACCTCAAGTACACCGATGTGATCAAGGCCGGGCATATCAATCAGGACCTCACACGCTACGAGCTGCACCGGGTCTGGGAGGTGGTCGCCACGGTCAAGCCCAACGAACGGCACGTGTACGCCAAGCGTCACATGTACATCGACGAAGACAGCTGGCAGGTGGCACTGGCCGATCACTATGACGGTCGCGGTCAGCTGTGGCGTGTGGCCGAAGGTCATGCCCAGTTCTACTACGATCACCAGGTGCCGGCCTACACCGTTGAAGCGCTGTACGACTTGATCGCCGGTCGCTACATCGCACTGGGGATGAAGAACGAGGAGAAGCACAGCTTCGAATTCGGCATCGATGCCAAAGCAGGTGACTACACGCCAGCAGCGCTGCGGAGTACAGGGGTGAGGTAA
- a CDS encoding LuxR C-terminal-related transcriptional regulator: MTAMTPCLDRPGLLPRLSSHHQSRERLIEPLMASTARVKLLCAPAGSGKSALLIECLLQAPEQCRVCWLPLAGAPMEAADFRQRLAHALGLAAADESALLSSLAQWQTPTWLCLDDYCRTPNPELDLLLDRLLAISSPMITWWLSGRRRPQCNWPRLLLADELYDCERATLAFTQTEIARLLHHLEPEQAAKRASRIIELSGGWCAGVRIALLQKCDWSRNESLHGRPDTLHDYLEHELFGMLTPELAEAWRVLAHLQRFNARLCDHLFGAGEGAQCLSTLQALGCFIEPWQDSTDWLQIFTPLTQLMREEQWPAGRSWHRRACQWFAAELDWKAAFEQALLAEEFEVAVSLLQHFSFEHLFEEQTVVLLLRLHEHKGDELMLGSPQLVGLITAALLFAGRFEQAGECIGHLSRFAPQPSALHQRQLMARWQAMQGWLLHLQGRMEPSRAHLLEALDELDPSLWTARLMCLSALTQQALLRGELDVAQATNREALCLARAQGSLVFEGLLELDHAQLLEQRGASGRAETLLANMHGLLVQQQPLAQPLLGRIALQRGRLSLCQGRETQAAAYFESGLQICLRSQDKRVLYGFLGLAQLAANRQDYAQAFVLLRDAERLMQQRRIPDTVYRSVLLQYSCHFWLQQGRPDLAHEALTRVLRHYHGVHARQAPPATLELIPGLEYLLVLTEVYRGQAPNPLVQLEAQLHWARQRGMAGLQAQLHLALAEVAWLTGDTPAAREAMQEGLALVERCNLQQALRDLQLRQPRLPEAIGRTESGNPAEPLASVQNRLSQREIEVLELVALGNSNQQIADQLFISLHTVKTHARRINGKLGVERRTQAVAKAKVLGIVI; encoded by the coding sequence ATGACCGCCATGACCCCGTGTCTGGACCGTCCTGGACTTCTGCCCCGTTTGTCGTCCCATCACCAGTCTCGCGAGCGGCTGATCGAGCCGTTGATGGCCTCGACCGCACGCGTGAAATTGCTCTGTGCGCCGGCGGGCAGTGGCAAGAGTGCGCTGCTGATCGAATGCCTGTTGCAGGCGCCCGAGCAGTGCCGGGTCTGTTGGTTGCCGTTGGCGGGGGCGCCGATGGAGGCTGCCGATTTTCGGCAGCGGCTGGCCCACGCGTTGGGATTGGCCGCGGCGGACGAATCCGCATTGCTGTCATCGCTGGCTCAATGGCAGACGCCGACCTGGCTGTGCCTCGATGACTATTGCCGCACGCCCAACCCGGAGCTGGACCTGCTGCTCGACCGGTTGCTGGCCATCAGCAGCCCGATGATTACCTGGTGGCTCAGTGGTCGCCGCCGCCCGCAATGCAATTGGCCACGCTTGTTGCTCGCCGATGAGCTGTACGACTGCGAGCGCGCCACGCTGGCCTTCACTCAAACGGAAATTGCCCGACTGCTGCATCATCTGGAGCCGGAGCAGGCAGCGAAACGTGCCAGCAGGATCATCGAACTCAGCGGTGGCTGGTGCGCGGGGGTGCGGATAGCGCTGCTGCAAAAATGCGACTGGTCGCGCAACGAGTCGCTGCACGGTCGGCCGGACACCCTGCACGATTACCTCGAACACGAATTGTTCGGCATGCTGACCCCGGAGCTGGCGGAAGCCTGGCGGGTGCTGGCCCATTTGCAGCGATTTAATGCGCGGTTGTGCGACCACCTGTTCGGTGCAGGCGAGGGCGCCCAATGCCTGAGCACGTTGCAGGCGTTGGGCTGCTTCATCGAGCCCTGGCAGGACTCGACCGACTGGCTGCAGATTTTCACCCCCCTCACGCAATTGATGCGCGAAGAGCAATGGCCGGCGGGACGTTCCTGGCATCGCCGCGCTTGTCAGTGGTTCGCCGCCGAACTGGACTGGAAAGCTGCGTTTGAACAAGCCTTGCTGGCCGAAGAGTTCGAGGTCGCGGTCAGCCTGTTGCAGCATTTCAGTTTCGAGCACCTGTTCGAAGAGCAGACCGTGGTGCTGTTGTTGCGTCTGCATGAACACAAAGGCGACGAGCTGATGCTTGGCTCGCCGCAACTGGTGGGGTTGATCACCGCGGCGTTGCTGTTTGCCGGGCGGTTCGAGCAGGCGGGTGAGTGCATCGGGCATTTGTCTCGTTTCGCCCCTCAGCCGTCGGCGTTGCATCAACGGCAGCTGATGGCGCGTTGGCAGGCGATGCAGGGTTGGCTGTTGCATTTGCAGGGGCGCATGGAGCCTTCGCGCGCGCATTTGCTTGAGGCACTCGACGAACTCGACCCCTCGCTCTGGACGGCTCGGCTGATGTGCCTGTCAGCGCTGACCCAGCAAGCCTTGCTCAGGGGCGAGCTCGACGTGGCGCAGGCGACCAACCGTGAGGCGTTGTGCCTGGCGCGTGCGCAAGGTTCGCTGGTGTTCGAGGGGCTGCTGGAACTCGATCATGCGCAATTGCTCGAGCAGCGTGGAGCGTCCGGCCGGGCTGAAACCCTGCTGGCCAACATGCATGGCTTGCTCGTTCAGCAGCAACCGCTGGCCCAACCGCTGCTGGGGCGGATTGCCTTGCAGCGCGGACGCTTGAGCCTGTGTCAGGGACGAGAGACGCAGGCGGCCGCGTACTTCGAGAGCGGCTTGCAAATCTGCCTGCGCAGCCAGGACAAACGCGTGCTTTACGGTTTCCTCGGCCTCGCGCAATTGGCCGCCAATCGCCAGGACTACGCCCAGGCTTTTGTCCTGCTGCGTGACGCCGAACGATTGATGCAACAGCGGCGGATTCCAGACACGGTCTACCGCAGTGTTCTGCTGCAATACAGCTGCCATTTCTGGCTACAGCAGGGCCGTCCGGATTTGGCCCATGAAGCCCTGACCCGGGTGCTGCGCCACTATCACGGCGTCCATGCTCGTCAGGCGCCACCGGCGACGCTGGAGCTGATTCCCGGCCTTGAATACCTGCTGGTGCTGACCGAAGTGTATCGAGGGCAGGCGCCAAACCCTCTGGTGCAGCTCGAGGCTCAGTTGCACTGGGCGCGCCAACGGGGAATGGCGGGGCTGCAAGCGCAATTGCACCTGGCGCTGGCAGAAGTGGCCTGGCTGACGGGCGACACGCCTGCCGCTCGCGAGGCGATGCAGGAAGGTTTGGCGCTGGTCGAGCGCTGCAATCTTCAACAGGCCCTGCGCGATCTGCAATTGCGTCAACCACGCTTGCCGGAGGCGATCGGGCGTACCGAGTCGGGTAACCCTGCTGAACCGTTGGCTTCGGTCCAGAACCGCTTGAGTCAGCGTGAAATAGAAGTGCTTGAGTTAGTCGCCCTGGGTAACTCCAATCAACAGATAGCTGATCAGTTGTTCATATCGTTACATACCGTTAAAACCCATGCGCGGCGGATCAATGGGAAGTTGGGTGTAGAGCGAAGGACTCAGGCTGTGGCCAAAGCCAAAGTTCTGGGGATTGTTATTTGA